The stretch of DNA AAATGGAATATCGTTCGGTGTAATCACCGCCGCTTGCCCAAAATTCGCCCTCATAAAATCAACTGTAGGAAGAGAACCTACTGTACCAGTAGTGACGACATAGACTTGATTTTCGATTGCCCTCGCATGGCTGGTGTAACGGACACGATGAAATCCGTGACGATCATCGGTGCAAGAAGGAGAGAAAATGACATCCGCACCTTTCGCCTTTGCCATTCGAACGATTTCTGGAAATTCGATGTCATAGCAAGTCAACATCGCAATGGTTCCCTTGTCGGTCTCGAACACTTGTAGGCCATCGCCAGGAGACATGTTCCATTCCTTTACTTCTGTCGGAGTGATATGAAGCTTTGGCTGTTCGGCAACTCTTCCGTCTGGATAGAATAAATGAGCAACGTTGTATAATCGTCCGCCTTTACGGATGACATGGGTTCCTCCAATAATATGCATCTTTGTTTGCTTAGCTAAATTAATAAATAAAGACCGATATTGTTCTGTAAAATCAGGAAGATCTTGAATGGCCAAAGGTTGCCCTTGCTGGTTGCCAATAGACATTAGCTGGGTGGTGAAAAATTCCGGAAACAAGACAAAATCCGCTCCAAACTCTTCGGCTGTTTTAATATAATGTTCTACTTGTTTGGCAAATTCCTTAAACGATTGGATGGTATGGAGATGATATTGAACCGCTGAAACTCTCAGTTTCATAGTCTCCCCCCTTCTTTTGTTATCCATCTAGCAACGTTTCGCCTCATTCATGTGGCGATACTGATATTATTAGACACATCATTCAATTTAACAAGTACACACTTTCATGTTACATAGTGTGGAAAAGTATACTAAAAGGATAAGACGCACTGACATACTTCGTAAGTTCCGCTTTTAGGCCAGTGTGGACGCATGATGGCCATACCGTCCTCGCATCCTAACATTCATCAACGTACATACAGAAAAACCAACGGACAGCGGATCTTTCATAAAGATTGTTGTCCGTTGATTTTTGGTGGAACAACAGGATAGACTTCGCGATGAACAATTTGATCTTCCTCCAGCTCTCGCAACTGGTTAACAAGCATTCTTTGGGTGATTCCCGGCATGAGAGCTTTTAGTTCACTAAATCGCTTTTTTTCTCCTTTTCCTAGATGCCATAAAATAAGCATTTTCCATTTACCGCCAATAACAGCGAGTGTTAATTCTTTTTCGCAGTTATACGTCTTACCACAAACATGTCCCATCGTTTCACCCACCCCATGTTGATTATAACCTTATAGTATACTTTTTGCCACTTTGTAATAATAAAGCACATACTAGCAAATAAATGTTATACGTACAAAAAGCGGTATCTCGATCGTCACCGGCATTCCTAAAGGAAGAAAATAAAATCGGTTATAGTAGTAACGATCTTTTGTCAGAACTCTTTCAAAATCGATGATCACTCCCTTAAGTAGTTATGGAATAACACAACGAGAAATGTTTAGGTGTTGGGACTACGGCC from Tepidibacillus fermentans encodes:
- a CDS encoding carbon-nitrogen hydrolase family protein — encoded protein: MKLRVSAVQYHLHTIQSFKEFAKQVEHYIKTAEEFGADFVLFPEFFTTQLMSIGNQQGQPLAIQDLPDFTEQYRSLFINLAKQTKMHIIGGTHVIRKGGRLYNVAHLFYPDGRVAEQPKLHITPTEVKEWNMSPGDGLQVFETDKGTIAMLTCYDIEFPEIVRMAKAKGADVIFSPSCTDDRHGFHRVRYTSHARAIENQVYVVTTGTVGSLPTVDFMRANFGQAAVITPNDIPFPPRGILVEGEINHDMIVTADLDLELLYQVRESGSVTTWRDRRTDLYPDWK